The Pseudomonas eucalypticola genome has a window encoding:
- the flhF gene encoding flagellar biosynthesis protein FlhF: MQVKRFFAADMRQAMKLVRDELGADAAIIGNRRIAGGVELTAALDYKLSALAPRVPNMELEDELRKTQSRIVNAQAELSTRGESDAVTNRQLFAGLPLTAAEPLVEPTFDEPPRPQAPPAAAPVDQRLFESMRSELNGLRELLEVQLGSLAWTQLQGSKPQQANLWRRLQRIGLSGPLSRELLEMVGEINEPRQAWRMLLAHLARMIATPDVEPLEEGGVIAMVGPAGMGKTTTLAKLAARYVLKYGAQNIALVSMDSFRIGAQEQLKTLGRILNVPVTHVDPGQSLAQALEPLLRKRVVLIDTAGLQASDPALRLQLESLAGRGIKARNYLVLATTSQKQVLTAAYHSYKRCGLAGCILTKLDESASLGEVLSLAISHELPVAYLTDGPRIPDDLHLPRRHQLVSRAVNVQMQDEPSEEAMADMFADLYHSPSKRVG, from the coding sequence ATGCAAGTTAAGCGTTTTTTCGCCGCCGATATGCGTCAGGCCATGAAACTGGTCCGCGACGAGCTGGGCGCCGATGCCGCGATCATTGGCAACCGTCGGATTGCCGGCGGCGTCGAGCTCACGGCCGCGCTGGACTACAAACTGTCCGCGCTGGCACCCCGTGTGCCGAACATGGAGCTTGAGGACGAGCTGCGCAAGACCCAGTCGCGCATCGTCAACGCCCAGGCTGAATTGAGCACCCGTGGCGAGAGCGACGCGGTTACCAACCGGCAGCTGTTTGCCGGGCTGCCGCTGACCGCCGCCGAGCCGCTGGTGGAGCCGACCTTCGACGAGCCGCCGCGCCCCCAGGCTCCGCCTGCCGCCGCGCCGGTGGACCAGCGCCTGTTCGAGTCCATGCGCAGCGAGCTCAATGGCCTGCGCGAGTTGCTGGAAGTGCAGCTTGGCTCCCTGGCCTGGACCCAACTGCAAGGCAGCAAGCCGCAGCAGGCCAATCTCTGGCGCCGCCTGCAGCGCATCGGCCTGTCGGGCCCGCTGTCGCGTGAACTGCTGGAAATGGTCGGCGAGATCAACGAACCCCGTCAGGCCTGGCGCATGCTGTTGGCGCACCTGGCGCGCATGATCGCGACCCCAGACGTGGAGCCGCTGGAAGAGGGCGGTGTGATCGCCATGGTCGGCCCTGCCGGCATGGGCAAGACCACCACCCTGGCCAAGCTGGCCGCCCGCTACGTGCTCAAGTACGGCGCGCAGAACATTGCCCTGGTGAGCATGGACAGCTTCCGCATCGGTGCCCAGGAGCAGCTCAAGACCCTGGGCCGTATCCTCAACGTGCCGGTGACCCACGTCGACCCGGGCCAGTCCCTGGCCCAGGCGCTGGAGCCGCTGTTGCGCAAGCGCGTAGTGCTGATCGATACCGCCGGCCTGCAGGCCAGCGACCCGGCCCTGCGCCTGCAACTCGAAAGCCTGGCTGGCCGTGGCATCAAGGCGCGCAATTACCTGGTGCTGGCCACTACCAGCCAGAAGCAAGTGTTGACTGCCGCTTACCATAGTTACAAGCGTTGTGGGCTGGCAGGTTGTATCCTGACGAAACTTGACGAATCGGCCAGCCTTGGCGAAGTGCTGAGCCTGGCGATCAGTCACGAATTACCAGTGGCCTATCTTACCGATGGGCCGCGCATTCCGGACGATTTGCACTTGCCGCGGCGGCACCAGTTGGTCAGCCGTGCGGTGAATGTGCAAATGCAGGATGAGCCCAGCGAAGAGGCCATGGCCGACATGTTCGCTGATCTCTACCACAGCCCGAGCAAACGTGTTGGCTGA
- a CDS encoding chemotaxis response regulator CheY, with translation MKILIVDDFSTMRRIIKNLLRDLGFTNTVEADDGTTAIPVLNSGSIDFLVTDWNMPGMTGIDLLRHVRADEKLKHLPVLMVTAEAKREQIIEAAQAGVNGYVVKPFTAVALKEKIEKIFERIG, from the coding sequence ATGAAAATCCTCATCGTTGACGACTTCTCGACGATGCGGCGGATCATCAAGAACCTGTTGCGTGATCTGGGGTTCACCAACACCGTTGAGGCCGACGATGGCACCACTGCCATTCCGGTGCTCAACAGCGGCAGCATCGACTTCCTGGTAACGGACTGGAACATGCCCGGCATGACCGGCATCGACCTGCTGCGCCATGTGCGCGCCGACGAGAAGCTCAAGCACCTGCCGGTGCTGATGGTGACTGCCGAGGCCAAGCGCGAGCAGATCATCGAAGCGGCCCAGGCCGGTGTCAACGGCTATGTGGTCAAACCCTTCACAGCCGTGGCGTTGAAAGAAAAGATCGAGAAGATTTTCGAACGTATCGGTTGA
- a CDS encoding protein phosphatase CheZ, with protein sequence MERKESSLGDFEFTLKKHAQQLVESLEMGKFGDAVQLIHELNQTRDRGLYQEVGKLTRELHSAIVNFQIDPHMPQAEEVSQITDATERLSYVVRLTENAANRTMDLVEQSTPVLNELNTEAKSLSADWQRFMRKEVGAAEFRELVKRVDGFLAKSEHGTGKVSGALNDILLAQDYQDLTGQVIKRVTQLVTEVESNLLKLVLMASQVDRFAGIEHDREQLRAEKDQEKHPTRGEGPQIHADKREDVVSSQDDVDDLLSSLGF encoded by the coding sequence ATGGAGCGTAAAGAGTCTTCACTGGGTGACTTCGAGTTCACCCTGAAAAAACACGCCCAGCAGTTGGTCGAAAGCCTGGAAATGGGCAAGTTTGGCGATGCTGTGCAACTGATCCATGAGCTCAACCAGACCCGTGATCGTGGCCTGTACCAGGAGGTTGGCAAGCTCACGCGCGAGTTGCACAGTGCGATCGTCAACTTCCAGATTGACCCGCACATGCCGCAAGCCGAGGAAGTCTCGCAGATCACGGACGCCACCGAACGGCTGTCCTACGTGGTCCGGCTGACCGAGAACGCTGCCAACCGCACCATGGACCTGGTAGAGCAAAGCACGCCGGTGCTCAACGAACTCAACACCGAGGCCAAAAGCCTCAGTGCCGACTGGCAGCGCTTCATGCGCAAGGAAGTCGGCGCCGCCGAGTTTCGCGAGCTGGTCAAGCGGGTTGACGGTTTCCTGGCGAAAAGCGAGCACGGCACCGGCAAGGTGTCGGGCGCGCTGAACGACATTCTGCTGGCGCAGGACTACCAGGACCTTACCGGCCAGGTGATCAAGCGCGTGACCCAACTGGTCACGGAAGTGGAGAGTAACCTGCTCAAGCTGGTGCTCATGGCCAGCCAGGTAGACCGCTTCGCGGGCATCGAACACGACCGCGAACAGCTGCGTGCGGAAAAAGATCAAGAAAAACATCCAACTCGGGGTGAAGGTCCGCAGATTCATGCCGATAAGCGTGAAGACGTTGTGTCCAGTCAGGACGATGTCGACGATCTGCTATCCAGTCTTGGTTTTTAA
- the fliA gene encoding RNA polymerase sigma factor FliA — MMSASGYRMYSKASRESQQYELIERYAPLVKRIAYHLLARLPASVQVEDLIQAGMIGLLEVSTKYDSTKGASFETYAGIRIRGAMLDEVRKGDWAPRSVHRNTRMVSDAIRAIEAKTGRDAKDHEVAAELQLSLDDYYAILNDTLGSRLFSFDDLLQDGGEHEGLHEDGASAGLEPSRDLEDERFQAALADAIANLPERERLVLALYYDEELNLKEIGEVLGVSESRVSQLHSQCAARLRSRLGEWRARA, encoded by the coding sequence ATCATGAGTGCCAGCGGCTACCGGATGTACAGCAAGGCGTCGCGCGAGTCCCAGCAATATGAGCTGATCGAGCGCTATGCCCCCTTGGTAAAGCGCATCGCCTACCACCTGCTAGCGCGCTTGCCGGCCAGTGTGCAGGTGGAAGACCTGATCCAGGCCGGCATGATCGGCCTGCTGGAAGTGTCGACCAAGTACGACTCCACCAAGGGCGCCAGTTTCGAGACCTACGCCGGCATCCGTATTCGCGGCGCCATGCTGGACGAAGTGCGCAAGGGTGACTGGGCGCCACGCTCGGTGCACCGCAATACGCGCATGGTCAGCGACGCGATCCGGGCGATCGAGGCAAAAACCGGCCGGGACGCTAAAGATCACGAGGTTGCGGCCGAACTCCAGTTAAGTCTCGATGATTATTACGCAATTCTGAACGACACCCTGGGCAGCCGCCTGTTCAGCTTCGACGATTTGCTGCAGGACGGCGGTGAGCATGAAGGCTTGCACGAGGACGGCGCCAGCGCTGGCCTGGAGCCTTCGCGGGACCTGGAAGACGAGCGCTTCCAGGCGGCCCTGGCCGATGCCATCGCCAACCTGCCGGAGCGTGAGCGTCTGGTTCTGGCCCTGTATTACGACGAGGAGCTGAACCTCAAGGAGATCGGCGAAGTGCTGGGGGTCAGCGAGTCGCGGGTCAGCCAGTTGCACAGCCAATGCGCGGCCCGCCTGCGCAGCCGGCTGGGTGAGTGGCGCGCACGGGCGTAA
- the fleN gene encoding flagellar synthesis regulator FleN, with the protein MGSMHPVQVIAVTGGKGGVGKTNVSVNLSLALAELGRRVMLLDADLGLANVDVLLGLTPKRTLADVIEGRCELRDVLLQGPGGIRIVPAASGTQSMVHLTPAQHAGLIQAFSDIGDNLDVLVIDTAAGIGDSVVSFVRAAQEVLLVVCDEPTSITDAYALIKLLNRDYGMNRFRVLANMAQSPQEGRNLFAKLTKVTDRFLDVALQYVGAVPYDECVRKAVQKQRAVYEAFPRSKCALAFKAIAQKVDTWPLPANPRGHLEFFVERLVQQTSAGPVS; encoded by the coding sequence ATGGGCAGCATGCATCCCGTACAGGTGATCGCGGTGACCGGCGGCAAAGGTGGCGTCGGCAAGACTAATGTGTCAGTGAACTTGTCGCTGGCCCTGGCCGAGCTTGGGCGTCGCGTCATGTTGCTGGACGCCGACCTGGGGTTGGCCAACGTCGACGTCCTGCTGGGCCTGACACCAAAACGAACCCTGGCCGATGTCATCGAAGGGCGCTGTGAGCTGCGCGATGTATTGCTCCAGGGCCCAGGCGGCATCCGCATCGTACCGGCCGCCTCCGGTACCCAGAGCATGGTGCACCTGACACCGGCTCAACACGCGGGCCTGATCCAGGCATTCAGCGACATCGGCGATAACCTCGATGTGCTGGTGATCGACACCGCGGCCGGTATCGGCGATTCAGTGGTCAGCTTCGTGCGCGCGGCGCAGGAAGTGCTGCTGGTGGTGTGCGACGAGCCCACCTCGATCACCGACGCCTACGCGTTGATCAAACTGCTCAACCGCGACTACGGCATGAACCGTTTCCGGGTGCTGGCCAACATGGCCCAGAGCCCTCAGGAAGGGCGCAACCTGTTTGCCAAGCTGACCAAGGTGACCGACCGTTTCCTCGACGTGGCCCTGCAGTACGTGGGCGCCGTGCCCTATGACGAATGCGTGCGCAAGGCGGTGCAGAAGCAGCGCGCCGTGTACGAAGCATTTCCGCGTTCCAAGTGCGCCCTGGCGTTCAAGGCCATCGCGCAGAAAGTCGACACCTGGCCGTTGCCAGCCAACCCGCGCGGGCACCTGGAGTTCTTCGTCGAACGCCTGGTGCAGCAGACCAGTGCAGGGCCCGTATCATGA